A window of Cryptomeria japonica chromosome 3, Sugi_1.0, whole genome shotgun sequence contains these coding sequences:
- the LOC131873970 gene encoding F-box/kelch-repeat protein At1g80440-like, producing the protein MGSLFPSLPDEIGLECLLRVKLNSHPKLRCVCKSWNAAFKSPHFYQERKRLNISEKRIFMVQTKGRTTAVIDDISNRVAVYNLENNCCKSLPPAPGPIYSIEHCHFVKQKLVLITDMFQDSTTICVWLYDFACCKWRQGATMLRWLEAYASAADEEGGLIYVGGGFDKSRKPVRSASVYNVEEDKWDVLPDMNALQVYTYSTFKGAFADGKFYVMGTRSAPSFEAFDSYTRSWKTVENRFNCWHSFVSAPFGRLYFLSDKGLIEYDCGQDKWNIVGPLPTKDWELDIQFAVMVGHNIFVCRFHPHQGRGYYMVEPPNETGGAINLFRIRKPRGLEGKPICAATLNV; encoded by the coding sequence ATGGGATCTCTGTTTCCATCTCTTCCAGATGAAATTGGGTTGGAATGCCTACTGAGGGTGAAATTGAACTCTCATCCCAAACTCAGGTGTGTCTGCAAAAGCTGGAACGCTGCATTCAAAAGCCCCCACTTTTATCAAGAGAGAAAAAGATTGAACATTTCCGAGAAACGGATTTTTATGGTCCAAACTAAAGGGAGAACAACTGCTGTAATAGATGACATTAGCAACAGAGTAGCAGTATACAACCTGGAGAACAACTGCTGCAAAAGCTTACCGCCCGCTCCAGGACCAATCTACTCCATCGAACACTGCCATTTTGTGAAACAAAAACTGGTTTTGATAACGGATATGTTTCAGGATTCCACAACAATTTGTGTATGGTTGTACGATTTTGCTTGTTGTAAATGGCGGCAGGGTGCCACAATGCTTAGATggttggaagcttatgcctccgcAGCGGATGAGGAGGGCGGACTGATTTACGTTGGTGGAGGGTTTGACAAGTCTCGCAAACCGGTCCGTAGCGCTTCAGTTTACAATGTGGAGGAGGACAAATGGGATGTACTCCCTGACATGAACGCTTTACAGGTCTACACGTATTCAACTTTTAAAGGTGCTTTTGCTGACGGTAAGTTTTATGTAATGGGCACTCGGTCTGCGCCCAGCTTTGAGGCTTTTGATTCCTACACAAGAAGCTGGAAAACTGTGGAGAATAGATTCAACTGTTGGCATTCatttgtgagtgcaccatttggGCGCTTGTATTTCTTGTCTGATAAAGGATTGATTGAATATGACTGTGGCCAAGATAAATGGAACATTGTAGGGCCTCTTCCAACCAAGGATTGGGAACTAGATATTCAATTCGCTGTAATGGTTGGCCATAACATCTTTGTTTGCAGATTTCATCCTCATCAAGGTCGAGGTTATTATATGGTAGAACCTCCAAATGAGACAGGAGGAGCAATCAATTTGTTTCGGATAAGGAAACCACGGGGCCTCGAGGGTAAACCTATATGTGCTGCTAccctgaatgtttga